The sequence tatatatataaaaccgaagcttttgaagcttccacaattttccacgtcagcacaatatttataaaaaaaacataaataaaaaaaaaatcttttatggaaccaaaaaaaaaaaaaaacacaaaaaaaatcttttccaaAACCCGATAAATACAAAACCAgccttcttcttcctcaaaacACAAACCACTGCCGTTCCTatctcttctctatttctctacccTCTTcttccccaaaacccaacactGAAAATCAATCTTGCCAAGAAGCCATCCCCACACTGTCAAGTCCGAAATAGAAAGAAGGCATCACTGATCTCCACCTTTGAGCACTGACGACATCTTGAGACTTTACCATCAGACCAGATTCTCTCTGCAAACATTACtggtaagttttttattttgttctataatttaGGGTTtcgtttttggttctttggctCTTCCATTCTCTCTAcctctctcaattctcaaacCCCTAAACTATAGTCCACGGGCGCTAGCCTCCCACTCCTTTAATGGCagaaagtttttgattttgagacttttttatttatttatttattattttgttctataatttgggttgttaaatatgatttagggtttcgtttttggttgttaaatatgatttagggtttcgtttgggagtgtttcttttgaatgattagcttagattgatgggtttggagCCCATAGtgggttttattaatttcagtTATATGTTCAGGGGTTAGTGGAAAAgtgattatttttaaagtatGAAAGTAACCACTGTGTTGGATTTGATTGTCTGAATGGCTTATATGGGTTTGATTCATTGGATTGATAACATACTAGGgtcaattttagttttatgttttatgataagatttatttgattttaatacAAAACATTCACTGCCAATACTGAAAGCCTTATTAAGATCCctttttaaaacacaaatttgATCATGAAATAGCTTAGGCCCTATCTGCTTCCTAATATTAACTCTTGTGCTTTATTATAAATTTCCCTTCTGGCCTCAATGCAATAATATGGTTGGGTTTTAGATATTCAGGCTCCAACGCACTGTGTCTGGATTCAGTTCTCTCCTATCATATAGTTTTAAAGAATCATATTTGGTCAGTGTAAAACATCCATGATTATTAGTTTTATGGAGGGACAGTGCTCTGTCATTATTCAGTGAGGCCCTTcattaattggttttatttgatttttttcccctaacaGGACACAGTCTTTGATCCATATTCCCTCACTTGTGGCCATATATTTTGCTACATGTGTGCTTGCTCATCTGCATCAATGTCAATTGGGATAAGTTAAAGTCAGCAGAGCCTAAAGGAAAATGCCCTCTGTGCCGAGAGGTAAGTTAATATCTTTATAGCCTTTGCTTCTTGGTTCATTCCAGTGACAAAACGGTGGGGTTGGATTGGGGTAGGTCCTAAATTCAAGCTTTGCAAACCAAAGTATCTTTCTATTGTTGGACTCAGATAGGTCTTTCTTTTATTGGACTCAAATAATACCATATTCTCTCTAATTCATCAATttagaaccaaaaaagaaaaaaaaaattgagaaaaaataatggATTTGTCGTAATTTGAGCTATTTTATGTTTTAGAGACTATATATGTCTTTACTTCGAACATAGTGAAATAATGGATTTGATAAACAATTCAATAAGGTGATTTGCATTATGATGGAAATGTGCAATTCTATGTTAAGtatagtttttcatattttttttatattttccctATTTACATGTATTGTGGCTTGCTtccaacaattttattttttgattgtaAATCATTAGAAAGCAAAATAAAtgtgtttcatttattttctgtgtgtattttattcacatatttCAATTAGGTAGTCAAAAGTAATTTGGCTGGTAAAAAGTATTGTTCTTTATTGCCAAATGTTTGTTTGAATTGGAAGCCTTATAGAACAATTTTCATGAACAAGGAACCCTCATTTGTTTggtatattttatgtttagttgGCCTTTGGTGTTACTATCAGTTACATATGGCTTGGTCTTAAtgaaagattattttaaggcaAAGTAAGTGGGGTTTCTGTATTGCTATTTATCTCTGAGTTGAGGACTtctttcattgtaattttggatGGTTCTTGCTTTATGTTGAACGAAATTTCTTCAATTTGCTGCAAACCTTGATGGGTATTgcttaataaaaagttatttgtCTCATATATGTGGTCAATTGCAACTATCATGGCCATTGCTCTTGCACATGGAGGGGTAAGTCCATATGacttcaattttaatttttctttaagcttgaacatttttttattgacattgcttctttttttgctattgtAACATTGTCATTTTGTAGAACTTTTAGAAGTCAACATGAATGATTATCGTTAGGTTTTGAATCAATAGTTCTAAATTTGTTGATGAAATTTCACACCATgaaatttctatccaaaaaactGTATGTTTTAGTTTTACCTAAGAATGTTATgatattctttttcatttccatCAAATTTGATAATAGTTTTCCCTCTCATCGTATCTTGAATCTCCAGGAGAATATATCTCTTTCCAATTTACAATAGATTATAATATACAGGATTTAGAGAATGTATAACAACTCCTTTATTGCAGCTTATGAATTTTAAGGAGAAAGAtggcttttcattttgattgGTGATGAACTGGACTAATTATACTACTCATCAGcggcatggaatctttcaggtTAATTTTTACTTTGGAATATTTATTCTGTTTATTCTCCTTTTAACAAAAAGGAATATCACATCGATGTTTCCCCTTTTTTGATTGAGAGAGTTTAGCTTAAGGTTGTCtaacttttattcttttgataGTTAAGGTGAAAAGGGTTGCATTGGTGAGTTTCTTTTGTATTTCTCTTACCTTTCAAAGGGCACAAGACTGAGGATGTATACTTTTATAATGCCTGGTCTACATGAGATGGAGTTTCTACTAATGAACAATTAGATGCTTGTAGTGCACACAAGACTGAGACAGGGCTAATGAATAACATTATGTAATAACATTATAACCTTAGTTCACCAAGTTCAAGGTCCttaatgattttcttttaatatgttttttatttatttatttaaatggatgtagtttatataaagaTATGTTAAGCATTCTTGTGTTTGCATGTTGTGCTCCCTTTCTTCTGTTTACTAATTGCACCATATATGACTTTACAAATGATACTCctaaatgtgattttttaagCAACATTGATGATGACAAGAACAAGGAATAAACAACCAGGATTACCAGGATTTTGCAAACAGACTGAATAATAGAAGggattatgttaaaaaaaatgatagagacCTTAAAGTTCATGAAAGAAAGGCTGCAATTGATAATAGATGTAGGATGCCTACCAGTAGTTTGAGGTTGTTAACTAAAGGTACAAATAAGTTATACAAAGTTAGATGTTGTTTTTAACTTTGTACTTGGTTAGAACAAAGCAATTGAATTTCCCATATTGGTATAGTGTTTTAagagatttgaacttttataaaTACTCATGTATTATTtaacattattaaaaataaataaataacactatTTTAGAACttagttattaattttcccgtgcatcgcacggattagcgactagttattattatttggctATTCCTACGGAGtacgagaaagagaaaaggaatcTTTGTTCCTTATTTTTtgtgggctgggctgggctgggctgggcGCCGGTTTAATTGTAATTATCACACATACATATTTCCTTTCCTTCTTATTAATATCTATTAATCAGAATCAGATGACAACAAAATCGCCGGCGGCTTTCCGTCGTTAAGAATTAGAAGTCTTCTGTTTTACCAAAACCAAATTTACTGAAATATGGTACTACTGaatatatctatctatctatctatatggTTTGTTTGCTAAAATATATTGAATTGAAATGATTTTATGGGTTAGGCAAGCGTAGGCGGTGATAATAAGAAAGAAAGTGAATTGAAGCTGAAACTGTATTCATACTGGAGGAGCAGTTGTTCCTTCCGCGTTCGTATTGCCCTCAACTTGAAAGGTACTTTCTTTCTTActtatttctctttatttatttattaattcttCAATCTATCTTAatttttgatgatgatgatgatgatgatgattagggCTGGAATATGAGTACAAAGCAGTTAACTTGGTGAAGGGAGAGCAATTCAGCCCCGGTGAGAATAGAATTAGAGTTAGATGACCTTTACTTTACTttctattattgtttttatttattaataattatgtatgcatatatgtatgtatgtatggtGTAACTAAAAAGAGTTTACAAAGCTCAATCCTATTGGTTATGTCCCCGTGCTTGTCGATGGGGACTTGGTGCTTTCCGACTCTTTTGCCATCTTACTGGTTcgtatctctttctttttctcattctaCTTTCcctattattatttatcatcAATTCTTCTTACATTtttaactaactaactaacttaCACAGTATTTAGAAGAAAAGTACCCCCACCACCATCCTTTGTTACCTCAGGATCTTCACAAAAAATCCATCAATTTCCAGGTATCAACATACTGCCTTTAACTTAATTACACTCATCTCATTTTTAACcttcttttttccattctttttggattttacacttttCTTAATCATAAAAATACCCATGTACATCAATCTCCGGTAAGTTTTATGTACAATTAATTGATGCTCACACCATAAAAAGCATCAACAAACTGAGGTTGTAacagttctttttttcttttcttttttgataaataacgaTAGTTTATTAATCAAAATACCCATGTACATCAATCTCttaaattacaatgatcaagcaTATCTAACAAATTAGAACatggaaaagaataaaaaacacaacTCCAATCCAGTAAAGAGTGGAGAAGGAAATAGTTTAACTCAAGAATAGCCCATTCTATTCCCTCAAAGCATCTTGTGCTCTGTTCTCTCCAAATACACCATAAGACACAATGTGGCACAGCCCTCCACAAATCCATCTCTCGATGTTTACCAAAAAGGACCTTGCAAAGCTGAAAATAGGTCAGTAACACTTTGTGGCATAACCCATAGATGACCAAACTCAGAAGCAAttggacaatgaagaagaagatgattcaCTGATTCCCCACGCCTTTTACGCATATAGCATCAATCCACAACTGTAACTCCCTTATTCCATAAAATATCAAGAGTCAGAATCTTTCCTAAGCCGGCAGTCCACGAGAAGAAAGCAACCCTGGGAGGGATCTTTGAGCGCCACACAAGTTTCCAAGGAAAAAGAGTATCAGGAGTTGAGTAAAGAGAGAAATAGTACTCACGACATGTGGCTGCAAAGAGCTGATGGCATATAATTGCACTTGGAACTGTCTCTATCATTTTTTGCCACATTAATAGCTTGAAAATTGTGTCTGCTTCAAATTCTATTTTGGTGAAACTTATGCAAATAATTTACATTGAAGAATGTATATAAAGCCTACTTCACTTGCTAAGCAAACTGGGGTACACATTGAAAAGGATGGCTATGCCAAAAATGAGGTGGCATCTTGTTCGcccctagatttgttaaatacTAAATCTTCACTTTGAATTGGACACTCTTTATTTCAAAAGCAAATGGGGGGTATTATTTTCCAAACAACCTTGCAAGCATACCTACAAGGAATTGTGTCTCACATGGTGAATAACACTAGTGTTGTTCTTTTTTACATGTTGGATAATATGTTTGAAAATCCCTCTTTGgctttactttcttttccagCCTTGAGGATATAGTATAATGTTTTGAGCTTCCTGATCTAATCAGGCATAATTCTTTGTTGTATCGTATCCATTTTTGCTAATATTCACACATGTTTTGGCAAGTATGTTTCAGATTTAGACACTAATGGGGTTGCTTTTATAACTGGATATGTAGGCTGCCAATATTGTTTCCTCAAGCATACAGCCTCTTCAAAATCTGGCTACACTGGTATATATCTGAGTGAGACTGTTGTGGTTATATACCCCTCTGTTAAAATTTAGATGTCATTTTTCACGAAATTGTTAGAACATATATGATATAAAGTTCATTTTTGTGCTTTTCCTATCTACAGAAATACATTAAGGAAAAAGTTAGTCCTGATGAGCAACAGCAACTTGCTTTTGCTAAACATCATATTGAAAAAGGCTTTGTAGGTAAGCTTTGACTAATCTGGTGAAAGGATCGTGCTCTTTGTTTATTTGGACAATCAGATTAATGTTCATGTCTCCAAATCTCCCTGGCAATTCCTGTCACATGTGAACTTTATGTGCCACCAAGCAATGATTTCTGCTCCTCAATGGGTTTGAGTCTATTTcgattattattttcatatgttTCAGCACTTGAAAGGCTTTTAAAAGACTATGCTGGAAGATTTGCAACTGGAGACGAAGTTTTCCTGGTTTGGTTTCCTGTTTCATCTGTGTCTGTGCCTGTAAACTTGATTATAGTTTATGCTGCTTCTGTTTTAAggattcttttcttctttttctctatccACATTGAATGTACAAAGTACCTAACCTAAAACACAATCATGCACCATAAATCTGTTGaatctaaatataaaattggctgCTGCACAGAGAAAATACTAAAAGCATCTGCATCGCTctgaattttcattttactacCAAAATATTCCAATATTTCTAGGGATTTGCTACTGAAGTTGCCAAGCACCGTGAAGTTGTTCTAATATCTACAACCAAACAAGGATTTTCTTCTGCTTGCTTGTAATGTTATTTCAACCATAAGTATTGAGATCAACTGCCAACAGAACACtgtataaaatatttgaacACACTCCTCAATCTATAAGATTGCAATCGGAACATGGTTCTTCTCCCAAACCCAAAACGTGGATTATGAGACATGATGGCACTAAACTCAATTCTAAGCATTACATTTTTGACATAAGtatatgaatttatataatTGTACTAAAGTCAGTCGTATACTCAACATGTTTTAGTTCCACATTGCATGGCATAGTAGAATTTCACTTCCTGAAATGCTCGGAAGAATAGTTTGGATGGAATTAATTCAtgaattaaggttttttttcaaaatgtaaTGCAATGTATTGACAATTATTTGCAGGCAGATTTGTTTCTAGCGCCTCAGATTCGTTCAGCGGTTGAAAGGTTCAAGATGGACATGGTAGTGCTTGCTCTATAATTATTGTGCCAGTACCATttgtagaaaaatatatttaatttaaatataatgtaatttttttcattatatatactAATTTAATCTTCAATCTGCTTTAACACCAAATTCTTTTTTCACCTTGGGCCTCAGCAGTTTGTAGAATTACAGTTTTCAaaagccttgtagctcaattggcaccttCTAGTGTTTCCAACCATGATTCAAATCCCCCCACCCCTAACTATTGATGTATCAAAAATAGTTTGTGGGATTACAGTAGTAGGAAAAATCTGTAGTCTTATTCTGCTAGCGTAAATCTTGCTTCTGGTTTGAGATGTTTCAATTTCTTCATCCACACCTTTTTTCAGTAATCTTGAAATTAGGGTGTGCTTTAAAGTCCATTTCTGTATCTGTATCTgctgacaatttttttttcccatgcaGACTCAATTCCCTGTCTTATCCAGGTTGAATGAGGCATACAATGAGATACCAGCTTTTCAAGATGCTATGCCAGAAAAGCAGCCTGATACTCCTCTGACAAGTGCTAGTTAAACCAATGGGTTGAGGAGGTACGGAGAAACATTGTTGAAATCAGAAATTACTAGCCCTTTCTTATCCATTAGTTGTGTCTAGaatatttgttatatatatataagagttaGGTTCAAATGTTGGATTGGAAATTATGAACTACCTCATCTAAAACATGGTCAAAATTATGgtaaataaatgttttattgTATAGTAAATGATATTAGATTAATAGGAAATTTAGCATGCATGATGATAAGCATATGGAGGACATGTAATACAATGATAGACTTGAAAAAATGTTAACctaattaaaagttattaagtGATGTAGTATCACAAAAAGATACACCATTTGTAACTAAGAccacaagaacaagaacaagaataACAACAACAgcagactatatatatatatatatatatatctgtgtgcGTTGCATAATAGAGGGCTAACATATATTGTTTCAATTGGTCTTTTGCATAATAGTGCTggttataaaaaagaaaaatatctgaatttgattgaaattgTCATTCCTGTTGAACTGaaactttattttctaataaaattatgcTTCCAATTTCAAAATTGCAGCATAAAGTGCCACATGATCAAGCTTCGAGATAGAGCTTTTTGAAGCATATTTGTATGAAGGTGTTGTGATGAAGGTTGTCACCTTAAGGAACACAGTGGAATAATGTTAATAATAATGGATGGTGAGGTGATACGTACAATAAATGGTTTGGTTACCTGTTTGAAGTCCTTGAAGTTCAGTTTGCTTTTGTATCCGCTAAAATTATAGTTTTGTTTACCTGTGTTTTCTTCCTGTTGTACAccaataaaatatcatatttctaGCAGAAATGTGTTAGGACTTCCTTAGAAACTCTTTTACAATTCATTAATAGCCAAATAAAAATCTGCAGTAACAAGTTTAGATGTGGATCTTGTCCTTGGAAAGGATGAGACATACCAGTTGGCTAGAAAGACCGGTAAATTAAGAAAGATTGAggatctttttatttatttatttttttgggtaataattTGTGAGGTGCTTATTTAACCATCCACATTTGACATTTGTGAAGGAAATTTATTAACTtgcatttgagaaaaaaatctATAGAGAGTAGTGAGCTGAAGTGCCGCATTCATTTAATTGTATGATGCGTGGCTTTCCATCTAGGAGATGGTTTAAAACTCAAAGCTTTGCAAAATGGCTTTCTTTTTTGGTCTGAAAATGGCtttatattaaaatgaaaagaagattTACAAAACAGAAGCTTGAGTTTACATAAGACTGTATACAACATTAAGAAGTGAGGTGGCAAAACCCGATGAAAGTACAGGATCATGCACATGCAATGTGCATGACAAAGGGCGTGGCTTTCTGATTCAATGCAAGTTTTAATCATAGTATTTAATCTTCTTCAAATTTTGGTAATAGTGCTTACCGTTAAACTATTCTAtatatgttaataattttatCTACTAGGAAAAGGGGTATTAGGTATTAGGCGTCCTGGTGATTTACTTAATAATGCCCTTAAATAAGGCTCCGAGTGAAGGGAAGGGAAGGGAAGGGAAGGGTTAATATTGGCTCACTTCATCCAAGACCCATACACATGGCAAGTAAAGTTGGAGGTCGCACAATTAGGCATGGCCCATGGGCATGAGATTGTGTGATACCGATGGGCCCCCAAGGCAAGGCCTGGCCTGGCCTCTCGGGCTGAGCTTCATGCTGACTTAGATTAGATATTATTGAGAGCTCAGGAGAAGATGAGGCGTATGCGTATCGTATAAACATGCTGTCATAAATTTTTGTAACAGTCGAGTAATTTAATCGTGactgataaaaaataataagtgaATCAAAGATCAGAACACAGAAAGAAGGAAGATAAATTAGGTATTAGCGTATTTTAATTCTAGCTTCTAGGATTGGGCACTGGGGTCAATTTCTTTTTGCCTCCTCATTTATTGTAACAATTCACAGTGGGCAGTAAAATTAGTGTACAATCAGAGCGTGGCAGAGTTGTGTCCTAAtcaaaggaaaggaaaggagatATTAAAGCAgcaaaatcaattaattaaaaaaaaaaaaaagcatattatAGGAAGGAAACTAtgaagaagataatatttaataattatacaACAGTGggtataccaaaa is a genomic window of Quercus lobata isolate SW786 chromosome 2, ValleyOak3.0 Primary Assembly, whole genome shotgun sequence containing:
- the LOC115977691 gene encoding glutathione S-transferase zeta class-like, which encodes MASVGGDNKKESELKLKLYSYWRSSCSFRVRIALNLKGLEYEYKAVNLVKGEQFSPEFTKLNPIGYVPVLVDGDLVLSDSFAILLYLEEKYPHHHPLLPQDLHKKSINFQAANIVSSSIQPLQNLATLKYIKEKVSPDEQQQLAFAKHHIEKGFVALERLLKDYAGRFATGDEVFLADLFLAPQIRSAVERFKMDMTQFPVLSRLNEAYNEIPAFQDAMPEKQPDTPLTSAS